The following is a genomic window from Trachemys scripta elegans isolate TJP31775 chromosome 16, CAS_Tse_1.0, whole genome shotgun sequence.
caGCACGCTGCCCTTTGCTATCCCTGCGAGATAAGATATCCCCATCCTACAGAGGTCATAGGTCACCAGTGACTCTGCCGGGGAGAGATGCCCCATCCCCTTGCTCTAACCTGCTGGATCCCccgtcctctcccctcccagagctggggagagaacccaggagttctggcttccagcaacccccctgctctagccactagtcTGCATCATGCTTCCCTGCCTTCTTACCCCACTGAGGGGCTCCtggtcccccttcccccattttaaCCCTCGATGTGCCTGTTCGTCCCTTCCAGATTGCCAGTTCCCGGACCCTTCCGATCACACTACCTACAGGTGCGCGTCCCCGGCGTGCAAGCTATCTCTGGGCAGCGGCGCGTTTAAGGCTGGCTCCGTGGTGCAGCATTTCTGCGAAGCCGGCTACACCCTGGTCGGCCACCCTGGGGTCTCTGTCTGCAAGGGCGGCCAGTGGAGCGTGTTGAAGCCGGTCGTCTGCAAGCCCCTGGAAGGTCAGTGCGTGCCCAGCCCGGCTGTCCCTCTCCTGCTGCGATGGGCAAGGACCTCTGCCAGAGATGTGGCACCTACTGGACCCCTGCAGCAGCTCGCAGGGCCTGTTTGCCCAGCCCGGCAGCAGCGGCTAGTGTAGGCAGATGTGGTGCTGCCCTGGTGCTGAGAAATGGGTGCTGGGGGAAATGCAACCTCTGTGCCGCTTGCTTCCTCATCTGTATTATCATTGTATATTGCAGTCGCACCTAGGAGCTGCCATCCATGCCCCTGGCTCCCAttgcgccaggcgctgtacgTTTTTATTGCTATTAAGTATATTCCGGCAGCGTGTGCCTGCCCCAGTCATAGACCACATTGTGCCAGGCGTggtacatttttattgctattaggtgtattacggtagcgcgTAGGCCCCCAAGTCATGGCCCAGGTCCCCAttgcgccaggcgctgtacatttttattgctattaagTATATTCCGGCAGTGTGTGCCTGCCCCAGTCATAGACCACATTGTGCCAGGCGCGGTACAGTTTGattgctattaggtgtattacggtagcgccTAGGCCCCCAAGTCATGGCCCAGGTCCCCATTGCACCAGGCGCTGTACGTATTTActgctattaggtgtattacggtagcgtGTGGGTGCCCCAGTCATAGACCACACTGTGCCGGGTGCTGTACAGTTTGattgctattaggtgtattatggtagcacctaggacccCACATGgcccaggtccccattgtgccaggcgctgtacaaacaccgaACAAAAAGAGGGCCCGACAAAGCCTAAAATCCCGGTATTAGCCCCATTGTGCAGCTGGGGACTGGAGGCCCAGGTTTACCAAGGTCCTTCGATGCCCGACTCCCGTGTAAAATCTGAGCCTTAGAGTGACTCGCCCCAGGCCAGCACCCTCCCCCACTGTGTCCCGTCTCTGAACCCGGACCGACGGGCGCTAACCAGAGCTGTGGATTCATTCAGGCTCCGGCAGGAGCTCTGGCTCCCGGGCCAACCACCTCCCTAGGCGTCAGAGCCTGAGCTGTTATGTCTACACGGCTGCATTTAGCGCCGGAGCTCCAGGCCGGGTCGGAGTGGGGTTCTGAGACAGGCTGGGTAGACGGACCCACCCAGGCGCGCCTTTGCCTTCACTCAGGAAGCTGCGTCCCGCAGTATGTGGGCGTCTCCCTGTGGCCGGGCTGCGTTTCCTCTCCGTTACGCTCCtcttctgggggggcggggatgtgTGAAGCTGCTGGTGGAAACTTCCTCTTGCTCTGTGAGGGGGGTACGCAGCCCGTGTGACGcctgctgggtggggggggaggggggatggtggACGCACAGAGGAGACCCCCAGCCATCACGGCCCCATCTGCCCCTGAGCTGTTCCCTCGCCCCCTGCCCTTGCTGGCATCCCCATCTCTGTTCCAGGAGGGACGCTGCTCCCTTTTGCCCAGCACTGGTTGGGACGAGGCGGGTGAAACCCAGCCACGGTCAGTCATGTGAGAACACCCCTGTTTAGTGCCCAGCCCACGGTGCTGTCCCTGCTCCAGACCACTAACCTATTAACTAAAGAGAGGCTgcgtggcctagtggatagagcactgggacGCGGGAGACCTGGTTTCTGTTCCCGTGGCCAGCtggatgaccttggacaagtcactgcatcgccctgtgcctcagtttccccacccaccctttgtctattacACTGAGCTGTGAGAGACTGGCAAGTGGGGGCGGGCAGTGTCTCtgggtctgggcagcacctggcacaagagGGGGGACCCCCATCTTGGCTGGATTCTATGCAACCAAGGTCCCCCAGATCTTGGTGTTGCCAGGTGTGGTGGGATTTCCCTCTATAGAGGCACCTGCCTTCCTGGCACCTGAGCGCCATCTAGGGCCTGGAGGGTGCATGTCTCCCATCTGGGTTTCGAGTCCCTCTGGCTGCTTGTTGTTTAATGCCTCCCCTTGGGGGTCAGGCTCGAGTTTGAGGGGGCTGGTACCTGAGATCTGGCCGCCTTGAGCTGCAGGTGGCTGTGAAATgtcccagctgctgtgtgtgaCCCGCtgaccttctcctcccccccaggatCCCCGGTGCCTCACCCCGGCTCGGTCATCACTGTCTCCTCCATCCCCATGGTGGCTGCAGCCTCGGTGACGGCGTCCGCCCTGCTGCTGGTGGCCATGGTGTGTGTCCTGGTGGGGCCGAAACCCTGCAGCCACAGGTGCTGGAGGTGAGCTCCGCCGcctttctggggtggggggggctgcccCGTCTGTAGCAACGATGCTGGGGGGGCAGGTGCAAGCCTGTGCTCCCTACTCCCATTGGTTGATGCTCCCCCGGGGGTccagcccccaccctctgtcTCTCCCCTTCCTACCCAGCCCCTCGGGACGCGTGGGTCTGACTCGCCCTCGGGCCTCGACTCATCTTGGCCCGTTCGGTCCGTGTGACCCCGAGGCGGGACTAGGGGGCACCAcgctgcaggggatggggctgcGCAGAGGGTGCTGGGGAAACTGACGCTCAccgagaagggaagtgacttgcgcAGGGTCAGTGACAGGAccagggctcccagctcccctgcgctaaccactagcccccacactcctcccagagccagggagagaacccaggagtcctggctcctagcccctgctctaaccactagacccccttGCACCCTACCCCCACTACTCCCTGTTGTCATGGCAGTCCTACCCCCCCCTTGCGGTGGTGCCccagcgaggggggggggggaaggatctgGGGCCCAGGGGCGCAGCTGTGAACTTGACGAGGTCTCCCCGTCCCTGAGCAGGTGGTACGAGCCCATGGAGGAGTCCGAGGTGAGCACCGTCGACAGCTGCCCAGTGCTGCTCCCGTCTTACGAGGAGGCCGTCTATGGCTCCCAGGGGTGCCCCGTGCCGCCCGCTCCCCACACGCCGACGCCCCTCATCCTCTCCAGGGGCCTGGTCCTCCCATCGGAAACAGCCGAGCCCTGGTGGAGTCCGGAGGCCGCCACCCCGCCCCCTTCCTACCAGGAGAGCCAAGCGGCAGCTGCGGGcggccccggcctggcccggcccacGGCGCCCCCTGCCCGGTTCCTGTTCCCTGGGGCTGCAAAGGACCCACGCAGGTAGCCGGGGGACTGGGGGTCCCCGGCAGGGCCCCGACACTACAGCAGAGACGCCTCATTTGAAGCACACGCAGCCTGCTCCATCTTTTAACttgctgggtgggggggagaggaccattccccccctccccagttacTCAGCATCTCGTGAAGCTGATGGGACCGAAGCAGCCCCCCTCGGAGGGGTGTGTGCAGCCTTCCGCCTGGATGGGGGCCCCCGGGGCTGAGGGACCggccttctgccccccccccaagctaaCGGCTCTGTCTCCGAGGGGCCGACCTTTGCCAGCCAGCTGGTAGCCGGCGGCTCAGCGTGTTCTGACCTCTCTGCACTGCCGCCCCGTGGGATCCCActtttccctgcccccccactcccaccaggGTGTCAGTTCCCAGCAGAGCCGTCCAGGGTTAACTCAGGGTAGGCTGCCACCTCCCTCCAGCtgtgaggatggggtgggggggcagatcccccccccccccaggttccTAATGCTCTGGCGGACATCCCCTGGGCTTGTTCCATTCTTGGGGGGGCCTCCCCTGTGGTCAgcaacttccccccaccccccaaaaagagaccctgctccccccagctttcctgtgctcccctccccccccccccgccaccgtCCGtgggtccctgctgccccctgctggaaggAAGGAGccctgccctgtgtgtgtgtgtctgggtccCCATCTATGACCTTACTGGAGGGGgtgagccctgccccccccctcccatgtCCGTCTATCCAGCTCCatgcactttgtgtgtgtgtgtgtgtgtgtgtgtgtgtgtgcgcagttGCACCCACATCCCAGTTGGGGGTGCCATAGGTGTGGTTTAAATAGCTGCACCCCGCCTCCCTAGCGCTCCCCTGGGCGGGTGGCTCttgtctccttccccctccctgttcctgcccttcccacccccatcaccCGTGCTCCCTGGCTTGGCTACAGGGGGGTGAGCTGGCACCCCTGGTGGGGGGAGCGGAGCGCGGGGGGAAGCGGCTGCAGGTTTGAATCCCGGCTGCCCCCCAGGCCCATCCCACACAACAACCGCTGGGTCCTTGGcgggtgctgggcaggggtgaATCTTGGGCTATTCCTCGACGGGGGGCCTGGCTTcctgtctctttcccccccccccccagccctcctctccccctcgtCACGTCACAAGGGGGCTTGTGGCTGCAAGTGGCCCAGGGGCCCAGGGGCCAGGTAGCCCCGCGAAGCTCCTGTTGTAGCCGGGTCAGGTGCTAGGGCTGACGTGCCTACACACGGGCACAAACACACACGCGTGCCTGCCCGCCACGGGGCTGGTTTTGCACAAGGTTGATTGTTCTAGG
Proteins encoded in this region:
- the LOC117888765 gene encoding sushi domain-containing protein 6-like; translated protein: MVKAPGCPGLRRPSGYLPTALFFAALCGSDAGLRRKDCQFPDPSDHTTYRCASPACKLSLGSGAFKAGSVVQHFCEAGYTLVGHPGVSVCKGGQWSVLKPVVCKPLEGSPVPHPGSVITVSSIPMVAAASVTASALLLVAMVCVLVGPKPCSHRCWRWYEPMEESEVSTVDSCPVLLPSYEEAVYGSQGCPVPPAPHTPTPLILSRGLVLPSETAEPWWSPEAATPPPSYQESQAAAAGGPGLARPTAPPARFLFPGAAKDPRR